Proteins encoded in a region of the Bombiscardovia apis genome:
- a CDS encoding class C sortase produces the protein MSNISKRHTHAAPKPGSKEHKQAIIAQAIERDPSLARNRYSKNWIINLVTVVFVCVGIGIFIYPLIINYVNYRQQAQAIGVYEEKVAQLSPKQIKKMWSDAIQYNIDLGTPTLKDPFKYRGVAPPLDRYERTLNVDEKGMMAYIDAPKIHMKQPIYHGTSDQVLLEGGGHIVTTQLPTTQASVHPVLTGHTGAVGHIFFDNITQLQDGDIFQLTVLNRHMSYQVDQIKIIEPTDTSDIQPELGENWVTLLTCYPYGVNNKRYLVRAKYIGDNVAPTVSPGVPIWVLWALLITLLIAGIIVWFLLARRREFTQELNARKVAQENDSESESSRKTDHQDLSAESDASSEVGPAPPTERQTQAQDSVSKLSAWRRRVILRAIRHTRYTYEQIQQRRRQLLTAAWLLIFLGIFCAWASFGLMMRTGFLPIFDLGYSWFDHHITFFFDILPRAGKI, from the coding sequence ATGAGTAACATCTCCAAACGCCACACTCATGCGGCTCCCAAGCCAGGTTCTAAAGAGCACAAGCAGGCGATTATTGCTCAGGCCATAGAGCGAGATCCGTCTCTGGCCCGCAACCGCTATTCCAAAAACTGGATTATCAACCTCGTTACTGTAGTGTTTGTGTGCGTCGGTATTGGTATTTTTATCTACCCGCTCATTATTAACTACGTCAACTACCGTCAGCAGGCGCAGGCTATTGGCGTCTACGAGGAGAAAGTGGCCCAGCTCAGCCCCAAGCAAATCAAAAAAATGTGGTCTGATGCTATCCAATACAACATTGATTTGGGTACGCCTACCCTGAAAGATCCGTTTAAGTATAGGGGAGTGGCACCGCCTCTGGACCGCTATGAGCGCACTCTGAACGTGGATGAAAAAGGCATGATGGCGTATATTGATGCGCCAAAGATCCACATGAAGCAGCCCATTTATCACGGCACGAGCGACCAGGTCTTGCTGGAGGGTGGCGGTCACATCGTTACCACCCAGCTGCCGACTACTCAGGCCAGTGTGCACCCAGTTTTGACCGGGCATACGGGCGCTGTGGGCCACATTTTCTTTGACAACATTACCCAGCTGCAAGATGGTGATATTTTCCAGCTGACCGTGCTCAACCGCCACATGAGCTACCAGGTGGACCAGATTAAGATTATCGAGCCCACCGATACCTCTGACATTCAGCCGGAATTGGGTGAAAACTGGGTCACTCTGCTCACCTGTTACCCTTACGGTGTCAACAACAAGCGTTACTTGGTGAGAGCTAAATATATCGGCGACAACGTGGCTCCAACTGTTTCGCCGGGCGTGCCAATCTGGGTCCTGTGGGCCTTATTGATAACCCTTCTTATTGCGGGTATTATTGTCTGGTTCTTGCTGGCCCGGCGGCGTGAGTTTACCCAAGAGCTCAACGCTCGAAAAGTGGCTCAAGAGAACGACTCCGAGTCTGAAAGCAGCAGAAAAACAGATCACCAAGATCTGAGCGCGGAGTCCGATGCTTCCTCAGAGGTCGGCCCAGCACCACCTACTGAAAGACAAACACAAGCGCAAGATTCTGTATCCAAACTCTCGGCTTGGCGTCGCCGGGTCATCTTGCGTGCAATCCGCCACACGCGATACACCTACGAGCAGATTCAGCAGCGCCGGCGACAGTTACTTACCGCTGCCTGGCTACTCATCTTCCTGGGCATCTTCTGCGCTTGGGCCTCCTTTGGTCTCATGATGCGTACCGGCTTCCTGCCTATCTTCGACCTGGGCTACTCTTGGTTCGACCATCACATCACCTTCTTCTTCGACATTCTCCCGCGTGCAGGAAAGATATAA
- a CDS encoding Panacea domain-containing protein: protein MTQAKYSAQQIAQWFINWAYNDDDQDGDDLTNLKVQKLLYYAQGHYLARYGKPLFSEPIQAWAHGPVVPEVYREMKYSSDDLAPDSDYNWSLIDEDTASFLAGIWDTYGQYSAWKLRNMSHDTAPWKDRFNPDQKSTVIPNEAIRQYFSGIDTVASHQ, encoded by the coding sequence GTGACACAGGCAAAATATTCAGCGCAACAAATTGCTCAGTGGTTTATAAATTGGGCATACAATGACGACGATCAAGATGGTGATGATTTAACGAATCTTAAGGTTCAAAAGCTGCTGTACTATGCTCAAGGGCATTATTTGGCTCGTTATGGTAAACCGCTGTTTTCGGAACCGATTCAGGCTTGGGCTCACGGTCCAGTCGTTCCAGAAGTCTACCGTGAAATGAAATATTCGAGCGATGACTTGGCGCCTGATTCCGACTACAATTGGTCACTAATTGACGAAGATACAGCTTCTTTCCTTGCGGGAATCTGGGATACATACGGCCAATACAGTGCTTGGAAGCTCAGGAATATGTCGCATGACACCGCTCCTTGGAAGGATCGCTTTAATCCAGACCAAAAAAGTACTGTTATTCCAAACGAGGCAATTCGACAGTATTTTTCGGGGATTGATACCGTAGCTTCCCATCAGTAA
- a CDS encoding SpaH/EbpB family LPXTG-anchored major pilin, with product MVTNKNHVWSKTALTGVLALSLLGLGAALPSVAHADTFNTTDNFIAGKMQTNQPVSLTITKYKQTDAGVTPTGSSQDAQLISAGSTPLQGVEFSLFPITLDAGCKASDLKITSTNTAGTATAPTVNCGTVGAAEKTGITDGNGVLKWDWANFSKVNYYVLQETNKPTGVTVSQPNLFGLPFFTTNTGNVAGYVYNLSVFPKNLTSNQINKSVVGSNIAQVGNQLTYTLSENIYDASKGINPTGNTTGAAVAGDGYLDVSEINGTTTQPQVRISDRLSSSLSVTGKPKVSWECAGGASTDLVEGTDYTATTSTDDPKRIPANEDAPLFADGNSGAGVNFMTVDLWPTPAAANSFKTAIASCPAQVRVTVVYVATVTAAGDSAAGAAGTLQNTANADVFDGTPGKANPEGAADVRSSSAGFNFVKTDTTSAVGLEGAEFRLSDPSDPTSFLLQDGTFANTGNFVTATSNNKGIVTFTALPLFKDSNFTTDANGNSILPDDTVADSPWLTAASAGKLNLVEVAAPKGYQAPSTDFGSVDFSKYVGKTAKDIAAFGSIVPEIDTNIFGATYSADSAIVNANFKDANNKPISVGMKNFTPAEAPIGLPLTGSQGILIFLVLGLAVVGITLYVRFRISKAQATTR from the coding sequence GTGGTTACTAACAAGAACCATGTGTGGAGCAAGACTGCCTTAACTGGCGTTTTAGCTCTTTCTTTGCTTGGCCTAGGGGCAGCTCTGCCTTCTGTGGCTCATGCAGACACATTCAATACTACTGACAATTTCATTGCCGGCAAGATGCAGACGAATCAGCCTGTATCGCTGACTATTACGAAGTACAAGCAGACCGACGCTGGCGTTACGCCAACCGGTTCGTCTCAAGATGCACAGCTGATTAGCGCAGGCAGCACTCCTCTACAGGGTGTCGAGTTCTCGCTCTTCCCCATTACCTTGGACGCAGGCTGCAAGGCTTCTGATCTCAAGATCACCAGCACCAACACTGCTGGTACCGCCACCGCTCCTACCGTGAACTGCGGTACGGTCGGTGCTGCTGAGAAGACAGGCATCACCGATGGTAACGGCGTTCTCAAGTGGGATTGGGCCAACTTCTCCAAGGTGAACTACTACGTGCTTCAGGAGACCAACAAGCCTACTGGCGTTACGGTTTCTCAGCCCAACCTCTTTGGTCTGCCCTTCTTCACCACCAACACGGGCAACGTTGCAGGCTATGTCTACAACCTCTCCGTGTTCCCGAAGAACCTCACCAGCAACCAGATCAACAAGTCTGTAGTTGGCTCCAACATCGCCCAGGTCGGCAATCAGCTCACCTACACGCTGTCGGAAAACATCTACGACGCTTCCAAGGGCATCAACCCCACTGGCAACACCACCGGTGCTGCTGTAGCAGGCGATGGCTACTTGGATGTTTCCGAGATCAACGGAACGACTACTCAGCCTCAGGTGCGTATCTCCGACCGTCTCTCCTCCAGCCTCAGCGTCACCGGCAAGCCTAAGGTGAGCTGGGAGTGCGCAGGCGGCGCTTCTACCGATTTGGTGGAAGGCACTGACTATACTGCAACCACCAGCACCGACGATCCCAAGCGTATTCCTGCTAATGAAGATGCTCCGCTCTTCGCAGACGGTAACTCTGGCGCAGGCGTTAACTTCATGACCGTCGACCTCTGGCCGACTCCTGCTGCAGCTAACTCCTTCAAGACCGCTATCGCTTCCTGCCCCGCGCAGGTTCGTGTGACCGTGGTCTACGTTGCTACAGTAACTGCTGCTGGTGATAGCGCTGCAGGCGCTGCCGGTACCCTTCAGAACACTGCCAACGCCGATGTCTTTGATGGCACTCCTGGTAAGGCCAACCCCGAAGGTGCAGCCGACGTACGTTCTTCGTCCGCAGGCTTCAACTTCGTCAAGACCGACACCACTTCCGCTGTAGGCCTCGAAGGCGCAGAGTTCCGCCTGAGCGATCCTTCCGATCCGACCAGCTTCCTGCTGCAAGACGGTACCTTCGCCAACACCGGTAACTTCGTAACCGCTACCTCCAACAACAAGGGCATCGTGACCTTCACGGCTCTGCCTCTGTTCAAGGACAGCAACTTCACAACCGATGCCAATGGTAACTCCATCCTTCCTGATGACACCGTTGCAGACAGCCCTTGGCTGACTGCGGCTTCCGCTGGCAAGCTCAACCTCGTCGAGGTTGCTGCTCCTAAGGGCTACCAGGCTCCCAGCACCGATTTTGGTTCTGTGGACTTCAGCAAGTATGTTGGCAAGACCGCTAAGGATATTGCTGCTTTTGGCTCCATCGTTCCTGAGATCGATACCAACATCTTCGGTGCTACTTACAGCGCAGACAGTGCTATTGTCAACGCTAACTTCAAAGATGCAAACAATAAGCCGATTTCTGTGGGTATGAAGAACTTCACTCCTGCCGAGGCTCCTATTGGTTTGCCTCTCACCGGTAGCCAGGGTATCTTAATCTTCCTGGTTCTCGGTTTGGCTGTCGTAGGCATCACGCTCTACGTACGCTTCCGCATTAGCAAGGCACAGGCCACTACTCGCTAA
- a CDS encoding SdrD B-like domain-containing protein: MLIGIGSQDTTSASAASAAETVPKLAHQAPASPLTQWQPVDGYQAVFQDEQGQPSHLDKEHTYWTTDNLASPLSGSVTARMVDQLYPLFMKNTFTEDAEDSKPLNQSVNASVYVKPTKTQTASQNALGSSYIFTSQAIGAFGGEARNPNGTLSLYTWSWAGGTSVGGLSCSGVNNATNGLYTPVLRFDDYEAGQDPHDTTGANTNIFWTCMPTPGGSDSSGGGSFGFPATGSSQATGGEMDQVTGLLYVNGTTSGNVVNRGGSSVMQNDGGIAYSIWDPTDGSFSLSGPVQANDWQKSMTTPPQDQLSATIYNQEYQPAACRANGVYEAAKRTYNAACSYSGGLQASPDMGLDASGNFYVYAATSGSYTNTGTTEILKIAPNTVFNGNEKSITDGSPDTPWRYSVLTKTKHGETFSPSGYGAPANWVVGMGVHSGNFLFSGYYPLYGRFTPSDGSTMTTPMNATKYPVRVNPLDGVMNIITTTNNPSIATPYGSTTIQNPLSDSGGNRDSASAQELIVVKGKVYEDSKSDADYSGFKDAGVMGLTVDLYDKNGKLVGTTTTSADGSYSFILSAYGTYYVRLVQPRIDNVNAFQTWASVVGGTGADPAGSANIPTVSCVGGDISVETGESGRPCQGAKEFPYVDPNPPLDADGNQKMGEIDPAWNNGSPEWATYAKVDMRTYFQNPEINFAISTGAASFGDASGSTGVNAGRPANVGPFNTTKKQKGPSLRNPQTLTNIYKKSSGMQLGDKLGLYSDGSPDQDANSSSADPVTGQSHSETDDGIQLLMPVDQTKDVSTYCSPNPTYTDTVLQPLQGTNLISGYTYCIKAKVSGSLAASDAAQGAPNLVLGWQSSAAPGRLGGWTSVQSTLAYAAYAGGEADGSGDPAQTYSTFTVPALSSSAVSPVQARFAVVTNGLWKEQGGDPADLMNSKIPADDTTQAFGGPMPFTAAADKEYFVQPGEIEDYQYYDVSVSMRIVARVSDEESVGDLAEPANIKYNLDTSEDAPSTASDSVLLDSKSPASTSQTHLPKIAIGMPNSSVTVTTGLPKVKVGQQKKDSVMTMSKKQTPTCQGSYVGKSGAINSYDLKVNALPNDSAVPQPSDQQSVSKNDVSYKVSTYFNPTVDIPARSGLSIVCSITYGIEGHEGMLPETGALPWGVAGALALVTGGVAFGSVYSVRWGKEHGYFERSGAHRSSDK, from the coding sequence ATGCTCATTGGTATTGGGTCGCAAGATACTACAAGTGCGTCCGCGGCAAGCGCTGCTGAAACTGTGCCGAAATTGGCCCACCAGGCACCCGCTTCTCCACTTACGCAGTGGCAGCCGGTCGATGGGTACCAGGCAGTCTTCCAAGACGAGCAAGGCCAACCAAGCCATCTCGATAAAGAGCACACCTATTGGACCACAGATAATCTTGCCTCACCTTTGTCGGGCTCTGTGACTGCTCGAATGGTTGATCAGCTCTATCCGCTGTTTATGAAGAATACTTTTACGGAAGACGCTGAGGATAGTAAGCCGCTCAATCAGAGCGTTAATGCTTCTGTTTATGTGAAGCCGACCAAGACGCAGACGGCTTCCCAAAATGCTTTAGGTAGCTCCTATATTTTCACCTCTCAAGCTATAGGTGCCTTCGGTGGTGAAGCGCGAAATCCTAACGGTACGCTCTCACTGTACACATGGTCTTGGGCGGGCGGTACGTCAGTCGGCGGTTTGAGCTGTTCGGGTGTGAACAATGCTACGAACGGCCTATATACTCCAGTTCTGCGCTTTGACGACTATGAAGCTGGCCAAGATCCGCACGACACGACCGGTGCGAATACTAATATCTTTTGGACTTGTATGCCCACGCCCGGGGGTAGCGATAGCTCTGGCGGCGGTAGCTTCGGCTTCCCGGCTACGGGCAGCTCTCAGGCTACCGGTGGCGAGATGGATCAGGTGACTGGTCTGCTCTACGTCAACGGAACTACCAGTGGTAATGTCGTCAACCGCGGCGGTTCAAGCGTCATGCAAAACGATGGTGGTATTGCCTACAGCATTTGGGATCCTACCGATGGTAGCTTCTCGCTCTCAGGCCCAGTCCAGGCCAACGATTGGCAAAAGAGTATGACGACTCCTCCTCAAGATCAGTTGTCTGCCACCATCTACAATCAGGAATATCAGCCGGCTGCCTGTAGAGCCAATGGCGTATATGAAGCGGCGAAACGTACCTATAATGCGGCTTGCTCGTATTCGGGAGGCCTACAAGCCAGCCCCGATATGGGATTGGATGCATCTGGAAACTTCTACGTATATGCGGCAACATCGGGCTCATATACCAATACTGGAACCACTGAAATCCTGAAAATAGCTCCTAATACTGTCTTTAATGGTAACGAAAAGAGCATCACTGACGGTTCTCCAGATACGCCATGGCGCTACAGTGTGTTGACGAAGACTAAGCACGGTGAGACCTTTTCTCCCAGCGGTTACGGCGCACCTGCTAACTGGGTTGTCGGTATGGGTGTGCACAGCGGTAACTTCCTCTTCTCTGGTTACTATCCGCTTTACGGCAGGTTTACGCCTTCCGATGGTTCGACTATGACGACGCCTATGAACGCCACGAAGTATCCGGTGAGAGTCAACCCGCTTGACGGTGTAATGAATATCATTACCACTACTAACAATCCGTCAATCGCAACCCCGTACGGGTCAACAACTATCCAGAACCCCTTGTCGGATTCGGGAGGTAACCGAGATTCCGCATCGGCTCAGGAACTCATCGTTGTAAAGGGTAAGGTCTACGAGGATTCGAAATCTGATGCCGACTATAGCGGCTTCAAAGATGCGGGCGTGATGGGCTTAACAGTCGATTTGTATGATAAAAACGGCAAGCTCGTGGGTACAACTACGACGAGTGCCGACGGCTCCTACTCGTTCATTCTCTCGGCGTATGGCACCTATTATGTGCGTCTGGTGCAGCCGCGAATTGACAATGTGAATGCTTTCCAGACTTGGGCTTCGGTAGTGGGAGGAACGGGTGCTGATCCGGCCGGCTCTGCCAATATTCCTACTGTTTCCTGCGTGGGCGGAGACATCTCGGTGGAGACTGGCGAGAGTGGCAGGCCCTGCCAAGGAGCCAAGGAGTTCCCCTACGTGGATCCCAACCCGCCTCTAGATGCTGATGGCAACCAGAAGATGGGCGAGATAGACCCGGCTTGGAATAATGGCAGCCCCGAATGGGCCACCTATGCCAAGGTGGATATGCGCACCTACTTCCAGAACCCTGAGATTAACTTCGCTATCTCGACCGGCGCTGCCAGTTTTGGTGATGCCAGCGGTTCGACTGGTGTAAACGCGGGGCGCCCCGCCAACGTTGGTCCGTTTAATACCACCAAGAAGCAGAAGGGTCCCTCCCTGCGCAATCCACAGACTTTGACTAATATCTATAAGAAGTCAAGCGGCATGCAGTTGGGAGACAAGCTGGGCCTGTACTCGGATGGTTCGCCTGACCAAGACGCGAATTCAAGCAGTGCGGATCCAGTGACCGGGCAGTCGCATAGTGAGACCGACGACGGCATACAGCTCCTGATGCCCGTCGATCAAACTAAGGATGTGAGCACTTACTGTTCGCCTAATCCCACCTACACTGACACAGTGCTCCAGCCCCTGCAAGGCACCAACTTAATCTCTGGATACACATACTGTATTAAGGCAAAAGTTAGCGGAAGTTTGGCGGCTTCCGACGCTGCTCAGGGCGCGCCCAACTTAGTGCTGGGCTGGCAGAGTTCGGCCGCTCCGGGCCGTTTAGGCGGGTGGACTAGCGTTCAATCCACGCTTGCTTATGCTGCCTACGCCGGTGGTGAGGCCGACGGTTCGGGAGATCCGGCGCAAACTTACTCCACCTTTACAGTGCCAGCGCTTTCGTCGAGTGCAGTAAGCCCGGTTCAGGCTCGCTTCGCGGTCGTTACCAACGGTCTATGGAAAGAGCAAGGCGGCGATCCCGCTGATTTGATGAACAGCAAGATACCGGCCGACGACACTACTCAAGCCTTCGGTGGGCCGATGCCCTTCACTGCGGCAGCCGACAAGGAATACTTCGTTCAGCCTGGTGAAATTGAGGACTACCAATATTACGATGTGAGTGTTTCCATGCGCATCGTGGCAAGGGTTTCCGATGAGGAGTCAGTGGGCGACTTAGCTGAGCCTGCCAATATTAAGTACAATCTCGATACCTCTGAGGATGCGCCTTCCACGGCCAGCGATTCGGTCTTGCTTGACAGCAAGTCGCCAGCGTCGACCTCGCAAACCCATTTGCCCAAGATTGCTATTGGCATGCCGAATTCGTCGGTCACCGTCACCACTGGCCTACCTAAGGTCAAGGTGGGGCAGCAGAAGAAGGATTCTGTGATGACCATGAGCAAGAAGCAGACTCCGACATGCCAGGGCAGTTATGTAGGTAAATCGGGCGCCATCAATTCCTACGATTTGAAGGTCAATGCTCTGCCTAACGACTCCGCAGTTCCGCAGCCCAGCGATCAGCAGAGCGTTAGTAAGAATGATGTTTCCTATAAGGTTTCGACCTACTTTAACCCCACGGTAGATATTCCGGCTCGCTCAGGTCTCTCTATCGTGTGCTCCATCACCTACGGCATTGAAGGCCATGAGGGTATGCTGCCCGAAACCGGTGCACTGCCTTGGGGTGTGGCTGGTGCTCTCGCGCTCGTTACCGGTGGTGTTGCTTTCGGAAGCGTCTACAGCGTGCGCTGGGGCAAGGAACATGGCTACTTTGAGCGCAGTGGTGCCCACCGCAGCTCAGATAAGTAA
- a CDS encoding D-alanine--D-alanine ligase family protein: MAKQRIVVLYGGRADEHSISCISAAGVLRAIDRDRFEPIPVGITRLGTWIVDGEDPRNWELSGDSLPQVSITPSARPVVIDLAQGADGFYAGVHEELSDGEAGAEQLPTLGQETRSLTSLGHIDAVFPVLHGPYGEDGTVQGLLEMMGLPYVGCGVFASAACMDKHFTKIVLSAAGIPVAPGITVDARTLAGGESIEAAGDELVGLVREAGLTYPVFVKPSRAGSSFGVTKVESENAKDLARALFEASRHDWRVLIEQGITAREIECAVFDPVAGQEPQTSWPGEIVLDRPADDAFYDFDSKYMDAQASHVEVPANLPDETLQLVRQTAARAFTAMDCHGLSRVDSFVLPDGSIMVNEINTMPGFTPISMYPKAWETTGIAYVDIITQLIEGVLQ, translated from the coding sequence ATGGCAAAGCAGCGCATCGTAGTGCTTTACGGCGGCCGTGCCGACGAACATTCCATCTCTTGCATCTCGGCAGCTGGAGTCCTGCGAGCTATTGACCGCGACCGATTTGAGCCGATTCCGGTGGGCATTACCCGCTTGGGCACTTGGATAGTAGACGGCGAAGATCCGCGTAATTGGGAGCTCAGCGGCGATTCGTTGCCCCAGGTTTCGATTACGCCGAGCGCGCGGCCGGTTGTGATTGACTTAGCTCAGGGAGCCGATGGATTCTATGCGGGAGTCCACGAAGAGCTTAGTGATGGGGAAGCAGGAGCTGAGCAGCTGCCGACGCTGGGCCAAGAGACTCGCTCGCTCACTTCACTAGGTCATATTGACGCAGTTTTCCCTGTCTTGCATGGCCCCTACGGCGAAGATGGCACTGTGCAGGGCTTGTTGGAGATGATGGGCCTGCCTTACGTGGGCTGTGGCGTTTTTGCCTCTGCTGCTTGCATGGATAAGCACTTTACCAAGATTGTGCTTTCAGCGGCAGGCATTCCTGTGGCCCCGGGTATAACGGTCGATGCGCGCACGCTGGCAGGAGGCGAGTCTATCGAAGCGGCTGGCGATGAATTGGTTGGTCTTGTGCGCGAGGCTGGCCTGACTTACCCTGTCTTCGTAAAGCCTTCGCGGGCCGGCTCCTCCTTCGGGGTTACCAAGGTGGAATCTGAAAACGCTAAGGACTTGGCTCGGGCTTTGTTTGAAGCTTCTCGCCATGATTGGCGGGTGCTTATTGAGCAGGGGATTACTGCGCGCGAGATTGAATGTGCGGTCTTTGACCCAGTGGCAGGTCAAGAGCCGCAGACGTCTTGGCCTGGCGAGATTGTGTTGGATCGCCCAGCTGACGACGCTTTTTATGATTTCGATAGCAAATACATGGATGCCCAGGCCTCGCATGTTGAAGTTCCAGCCAATCTGCCTGATGAAACCTTACAGTTGGTGCGCCAGACGGCCGCCCGTGCCTTCACAGCCATGGATTGCCACGGATTGAGCCGTGTTGATTCTTTCGTGTTGCCAGACGGCAGTATCATGGTCAACGAAATTAATACGATGCCGGGTTTTACTCCGATTTCTATGTATCCTAAGGCTTGGGAAACCACTGGCATTGCTTACGTTGACATCATAACGCAGCTTATCGAAGGTGTTTTGCAGTAA
- a CDS encoding class C sortase: protein MRHKKPYLRKTRKVHKANPAPVLKQSRKAHKLRESCLLRMAHAAYPGKHTQKGHLGTKILGALAIVSLIMGYAFWSYSVVSKQVTSLNHQSVSVTYGESIRGKSQAQLNDYKRTIDDYNHSLNTQQVKDPFVYDTYAVPKGYKHIESLVQTPVMGQIEVPSIKLNEPIYFGRGKPSPGKGVEHVASTSIPDDVTNTNAVLAGHSGLTDSVVFDKLDQVKEGDTIHVQILNREFTYRVDRTDLVNPNQVEVLKAHQGQAQVTLLTCWPRFVNDKRLIVQGSLISATIINPTFNQVRKTVDHRMYLLVITTLILLGSALGYMTKQLDQVTRSRRKSGLQLLVAYLVVAAILCIFEAWVLRGLLLGDHYLPGPDLGYSWFNTHLFRLFAV, encoded by the coding sequence ATGCGTCATAAAAAGCCATACTTGCGTAAGACTCGCAAAGTCCACAAGGCCAACCCGGCCCCGGTTCTGAAGCAGTCGCGCAAGGCACACAAACTCCGTGAATCCTGCCTGCTGCGGATGGCCCACGCCGCTTACCCCGGCAAACATACCCAAAAAGGGCATTTGGGTACCAAAATTCTCGGTGCGCTCGCCATTGTTAGCTTGATTATGGGCTACGCATTTTGGTCGTATTCCGTGGTTTCTAAGCAGGTGACTAGCCTTAACCACCAGAGTGTGAGTGTCACTTACGGTGAGAGTATCCGCGGTAAGAGCCAAGCCCAGCTCAACGATTACAAGCGCACTATCGACGACTACAACCATTCGCTCAATACACAGCAGGTCAAGGATCCCTTTGTCTACGACACCTACGCAGTTCCCAAGGGCTATAAGCACATCGAATCGCTGGTCCAAACTCCGGTGATGGGGCAGATAGAAGTGCCATCTATCAAGCTCAACGAGCCTATTTACTTCGGTCGTGGCAAGCCTTCGCCCGGTAAGGGGGTTGAGCATGTGGCCAGCACGTCTATCCCCGACGATGTGACTAATACCAACGCCGTGCTTGCAGGCCATTCCGGCTTGACTGATTCGGTAGTGTTCGACAAGCTGGACCAAGTCAAAGAGGGCGACACTATCCATGTGCAAATCCTCAACCGAGAGTTCACCTACCGGGTGGATCGCACGGATCTGGTTAATCCGAACCAGGTGGAAGTGCTTAAAGCGCACCAGGGCCAGGCGCAAGTGACTTTGCTTACCTGCTGGCCCCGCTTCGTCAACGACAAGAGGCTGATAGTGCAGGGCAGTCTCATTTCGGCCACCATTATCAATCCTACCTTTAACCAAGTGCGCAAGACCGTAGACCACCGTATGTATTTGCTGGTCATTACCACGCTAATCCTGCTGGGCAGCGCCTTGGGCTACATGACCAAGCAGCTCGACCAGGTGACTCGCTCCCGCCGCAAATCGGGCCTGCAACTCCTCGTTGCCTACCTAGTAGTGGCCGCAATTCTGTGTATTTTCGAAGCCTGGGTACTGCGCGGCCTCCTCCTAGGCGACCACTACCTCCCCGGCCCCGACCTAGGCTACTCCTGGTTCAACACCCACCTCTTCCGCCTCTTCGCCGTCTAA